In one Brevibacillus composti genomic region, the following are encoded:
- a CDS encoding Na+/H+ antiporter NhaC family protein — MVAMTYGGILETTKILESIVRAILKLVKTTGHLISTTVGTSVVTNLLACGAFMFATLGVHSLSYAPFAFFCFASPIIAIIYGHFGWKITYVEKTERTLGESAHQEMKLESV; from the coding sequence ATGGTCGCGATGACGTATGGCGGGATATTGGAGACAACCAAAATTCTGGAGAGCATTGTGCGCGCAATCCTAAAGCTGGTGAAGACGACCGGCCACTTGATATCGACGACGGTGGGCACCAGTGTCGTGACAAATCTCCTGGCCTGCGGCGCTTTCATGTTCGCCACTCTAGGGGTTCACTCGCTGAGCTACGCACCTTTTGCCTTTTTCTGCTTTGCCAGCCCAATCATCGCCATCATTTACGGCCATTTTGGATGGAAAATCACGTATGTGGAGAAAACAGAAAGAACGCTGGGTGAGTCTGCCCATCAGGAGATGAAGCTAGAATCCGTTTGA
- a CDS encoding polyprenyl synthetase family protein encodes MSPTLHSYLEEKTLYIEKHLQGLLEREGVPGSLYESMAYSLMAGGKRLRPMLVLAVLEALDKPLERGIPYAAALEMIHTYSLIHDDLPAMDDDDLRRGKPTNHKVYGEATAILAGDALLTRAFGLIAEAYSNHPEVKPETVVSLIAELAKRAGARGMVGGQMADIEGEGKQLSLEELEYIHRHKTGDLLIAALIGGGYLAEATESQMAALARYGRMIGLAFQIQDDILNVEGDAVQLGKAVGSDADRKKATYPSLLGMDESKQRLLQLVSDAKGVLRDVGLGNSALIPLADYVIERKK; translated from the coding sequence ATGTCGCCAACCCTTCATTCCTACTTGGAAGAAAAAACGCTCTACATAGAAAAACACCTGCAGGGCCTCTTGGAGCGGGAGGGCGTGCCCGGCTCCCTGTATGAGTCGATGGCGTACTCGCTGATGGCAGGGGGCAAGCGCTTGCGGCCGATGCTGGTCCTCGCCGTTCTGGAAGCGCTGGACAAGCCGCTTGAGAGAGGCATACCCTACGCAGCCGCCCTGGAAATGATCCATACCTATTCGCTGATTCACGATGATCTGCCGGCCATGGACGATGATGACCTGCGGCGCGGAAAGCCGACGAACCACAAGGTGTACGGCGAGGCGACCGCGATATTGGCTGGCGATGCTTTGCTGACGCGCGCATTCGGGCTGATCGCGGAGGCGTATTCCAATCATCCGGAGGTAAAGCCGGAAACCGTCGTCAGCCTGATTGCCGAGCTCGCCAAGCGGGCTGGTGCGAGAGGCATGGTAGGCGGACAGATGGCCGACATCGAAGGGGAGGGCAAACAGCTCTCGCTGGAGGAGCTGGAGTACATCCATCGGCATAAGACTGGAGATCTTTTGATTGCAGCATTGATCGGAGGCGGCTATTTGGCGGAAGCGACCGAGAGCCAGATGGCGGCGCTCGCCCGGTACGGCCGGATGATCGGACTTGCCTTTCAGATCCAGGATGACATCCTCAACGTAGAAGGAGACGCGGTCCAACTGGGAAAAGCAGTAGGGAGCGACGCCGATCGGAAAAAGGCAACGTATCCTTCCCTGCTCGGCATGGACGAGTCAAAGCAGCGGCTGCTTCAGCTCGTCTCCGACGCCAAAGGGGTCTTGCGGGACGTCGGTTTGGGGAATTCGGCCCTGATACCGCTGGCCGATTACGTCATCGAACGCAAAAAATAA
- a CDS encoding exodeoxyribonuclease VII small subunit: MARKKTEQEADIQFEEAMKRLEEVVHRLEEGEVSLEESIQLYQEGVTLSRICGQKLDAIEAKITQLIEEDGQFKQKPFRVEGEA; the protein is encoded by the coding sequence ATGGCACGAAAAAAGACTGAGCAGGAAGCGGACATCCAATTTGAAGAAGCGATGAAGCGGTTGGAAGAGGTCGTGCATCGCCTGGAGGAGGGGGAGGTTTCGCTGGAGGAATCTATCCAGCTCTACCAGGAGGGCGTCACTCTTTCCCGCATCTGCGGCCAAAAGCTGGACGCGATCGAAGCCAAGATCACCCAATTGATCGAAGAGGACGGGCAGTTCAAGCAGAAGCCGTTTCGCGTGGAGGGAGAAGCTTAA